TCTTTCTGGATTACTAATACTTTCATTAAAGTACTTCTCATTTTATAACCTGTTCTTCATTATTTCAACTATGGCTGTTATCACTATAACCATAGCCGCTATTGTGGTATACATCAAACAGATAGTGCAGATCCGGCAGATCGACAATAACAGGAGTGTGGTAGACACACAGAAAGCATTGCTTGGCTTGCAGATGTCCACAATCAATATCGTACGTGTACTTATGCTATCAGCTCCTTTTTATACAACTTTTTACTTCAACAAAACAATGTTTGAAAACGGCTCTATCGGCCTTTGGGTATTACAGCTGACCATCACATTCATCATATCCACACTTGCGATCTGGTTTTACCGGAATGCCAAAATGGAGCATGCGGAGAAACCCTGGTTTAAGTTTATATTTGGTACCAGTGAGTGGACCTCACTTACCAGGGCCATGCACTTTCTTCAGGAAATTGAAGATTACGAAAAAGAATAACGCATGGCAAAGTCAAAGAAAATAACTTTTGATGCAATAATAGAACAACATGGCGGCATGAATGCCGGCTATGTTGTTTTTCCTTATGATGTGCAGGCGCTTTTTGGTGTAAAAGGTCAGGTAAAGGTGAAAGCACTGATCGATGGCAAGGTGACTTACCGCGGAAGTCTCACAAAGATGAACAAGCCCGAACATTGGCTCGGCATTACCCAGGCCGTCAGGAAGGAGCTGGGTAAGGAACTGGGCGACTCAATACATGTTGAACTGGAACAGGACCTCGTTCCCAGAGAAGTAATAGTCACTGATGAGGTGATAGCCTTATTTGCCAAACACCCCAAAGCAGCAGCATTTTATAATACATTATCCTATACCGACAGAAAAGAATATATGGTCTGGATCACCAGTGCCAAAAAAGAGGAAACCAGGCTAAACCGGCTTGCACTCATGATCGGGAAACTGGAAGCAGGGAAGAAAGTGACAGAGAAATAATACTTCGGTACCTTTAATTTAACTTGTACCTTCACAAGACTTCCAGTGAAACATGAGTGAAATTACAACGCCCAATCCATCTATCCCTAGGGACCAGGAATTGCAGATCAGATTTGCCTTACATGCTGCCGGGATCGGCACATGGGATGTAGATTTGGTACAACGGCAGATCGTACTGGATGAGCGCTGCCGGTTTCTATTCAGACTGGAAGAACAGGAGACGCCTACCTACGAGCATGTGTTGCGGCATATTCACCATGCAGACCAGGATGCTATCAGGCAGATCGTCAGGCAAGCCATGCAACCTACCGGCGATCATCAGTTCAGTATACGGTTCAGAAGCATCTCTGTACACAATAACGAGATTTTATGGTTAAATGTCAAAGGACAGGCCTATTTCAACAATGAAGGGCAGGCAGTCCGCTTGTCCGGCATC
The DNA window shown above is from Chitinophaga agri and carries:
- a CDS encoding YdeI/OmpD-associated family protein → MAKSKKITFDAIIEQHGGMNAGYVVFPYDVQALFGVKGQVKVKALIDGKVTYRGSLTKMNKPEHWLGITQAVRKELGKELGDSIHVELEQDLVPREVIVTDEVIALFAKHPKAAAFYNTLSYTDRKEYMVWITSAKKEETRLNRLALMIGKLEAGKKVTEK